Genomic segment of Vitis riparia cultivar Riparia Gloire de Montpellier isolate 1030 chromosome 19, EGFV_Vit.rip_1.0, whole genome shotgun sequence:
AatcatttaaatcattttgggtcttaggataattgatctttTCACTATTTATTACAATTTGTTGAGAATCTGTGGATttcctagacatggttctgaAAACCAAATTCATCTTAAGGTTTTAatctagagcctaatagcaCATTGACAAACCTAAGTGAGTAATCACCTAAAAACCTTGCCTTAACAACGCTTAACACCGGTTAACAACAAGCACAACTTGGGATCGCCTTTAGGCATACTACAATCTTCCTAGGATAGATTAAAACTCAAAACAAACCCAACTTCCCTTCCCGTGGCTCTGACACTATAGACACCCAAGACGAGGTAATATGCAATGAAAGGATAAATTATGCAAAAACtcaaaatgatttaatataaattgGAAATAAACGCATATATTGAAtcattaagaaatttaaaacaaaggaacataaaacttatatattacATAAGCTTGAAAGCATATATTATCTTACATGAGAGATAACTTACAATGGAGGGATAAGATATGGAAGAAGTGAGGAAAGCTTCAACTGAAAGCTTACatcagagagagaaagaagagagaagggagagctTAAGGAGCTTAAAATGAGAGGAGATTACAAATGAGGAACGGGCCTCCTTAAATAGGTAAAACAAGAATCTTAAATAGTATAAAGCAGACGACAGTCCACTGTGGACTTTTGACTTCTAACGTGAATAGTAACCACCCATGATGTGAATAGTGAACagtaaaaaatgacttttagtGTAGCACTTTTGACTTTAGCGGCCAATTCTTATTTTGCCTATTTAAGTAGTCTCGTTCATCATTTGTAAGAACCTCTCATTTTAAGCTCCTTAAGCtctcctttctctcttctttctttctcaagaTGTAAGCTTTCAATTGAAGTTTTCCTCACTTCTTCCAAGATAATGTATGTTTTCAAGCTAATGATCTGGAAACTTATCAACAAACTAGATGTTAAGCAttgttttatgtatttcaaaatttcaagatgatcttttgaATCAAGAGTTTTTATTAAGAGTTGATTGTAAATCAGCAAAATCATTTTTGCAaaaagttgttaaaaataaatttttaagcaAATTGACAAAgctattttaagtaattttgattttcaaattgagtaTATTAAAGAATACGAGAACTAAATCCCTGAGTTAGGAAATCAAGGATTGATGAGTTATCATCTCCTAATTGGACAATAGAATTGCAAATTTGTACTATTTAAGATTCTTGTTTTGCCTAGTTAAGGAGGCTTGTTCAATGAAATCTTAACAAGATTTAATTAGAAGTCTCCCAAAGATATTACCATTAGGAatcttcaagaaaaaaataagacagTTAAGAAAGAAATCCAAGATTTAAGACAATTCACAAGCTCAAGTTTAACATACCTCCAAGTCCAAATCAACAAGATTGTTGTTAACCAAGAAAACCTTGAAGAGGCTTCAAAATCTTCATAAGTCAATGATGAAGTGAAAATTTGATACTTGAATACAGTTAGTGGGGTTATTTTCTAGAAACAAGAAGTCTCCCTAACTATAGTGATCAAGAATAACGTTTGTCCTTAATACcattgctttgattgattcagaaGTAGCTTTGAATTGCCTCAAAGAAGATTTAGTACCAACCTAGTTCTATGAAAAAACTAAGCAAGTGCTTTAATGGGTCTTGATTTAGTGAGAATATTTTCCTCACTACCTTGAGCGATTGGTTAGGTacaccaattttcaaattttatcattgTCTATATTAATGATGTTTTGGTGTATTCTACTTCTGTGGAAAAACATTGGAAACATCTCAATAGGTTCGTCCATactattaaggaaaatgatttaagCTTATCTTCCACTAAGATTAATCTGTTTCAAACTAAGATAAGATTCTTAGGTCATCATATTTACCAAGGaaccattgatgaaaatattgataataacgaatatatcattatttcgattttacggctatatcgatggatattttgacataaaatattggttgacctaaatttaatcaaaacttataaaaatgtaagaaaaaaactattagaaatgaaattagaagtataataaacattttaaagttgttttattgaaaaaattaatatatgtatttgatataatttatcatatttgataataatattgtatgtatcgataaaaaatataaatttatatgtgtatattgtttattaaatcatatcaaatattattcgataataatattgtgatatttgattataatatgtctaattttaaaatatatttaatattaaaactatgatATAAttgtattaattaatataaaataaataatgatatatgtaaaaaaaaaaaaaaaaagtaatatttaattaatatattaatgatattaaaaaaattatgaagataatttttatatttttgataatcaattaaatgaaaatttttcattcaattataaaataattataattaatttgtttttaaaaatattcttttaatattttgtttatatgataACCTTTAATCTATATACATTTGGTGCATTACAATTTTGCTAGGCTAAGTTCGCCCAGTGGTAAGTCAAGGTACAGATTAAATGTTACGACTGTGGTTCGAGTCCCCTTGATGTGTAGAATAGTTCTTTTTTACTTTGACCACCACACCCCGTGGCCTGCCCGATTTGCCCACTTTGCTATTGGGGCTCACCGACATAGGCTATCGAAATTTCCACGAGgcgattttttttaaaatatctgcATTTATCATAAGCCTCAACATCGAGATGTCCCAATTAGATGATCTTTTGAATCAGGAGTACCAACCCAGTTAGATGAAAAAACTAAGTGCTTTTAGGAGCCAATGGTAAAAGGcttaagatttttatttaataaataaactctAGATTAATCGATACTTAAATGTCTTAGATTCATTAacgaatttaataattttttaaaacaatttaaaactcaaatagtgaactaattaatacaaaaaatttatggacaaaaattgtcTAGaacaactttattatttttttgttacataaattccattttttttcaccaaGTAAATGAACTCatattaaataagacttaatgtgtTTGATTCACTAacgagtttaataatttttaaaaataacttaaaattcaaataatgaaccaatcaatataaaaaaaattatggaaaaaaattggtataaaatgactttatttttttctatatagaatcattattttctattttttttaaccaaacaaaagttgcaaattaaataagatttaatgTGTTAGGTTTATTaacaaatttgttaatttttaaaaatgacttgaaactcaaataataaactcattaatactcAAAATTCAAGTCACATAGTAAGTCTCTCTAATATTATAgatttcaatcatttttcttctcttttaagtGAGATATTAGTAATTGGAGGGTTGGAGTTCAATAATTCCTTCTAAATTTTATGGTTTTGCCTTGAAGACTATTGAATGGAGTTGAAGGTTCTAGGAATTTCCATGAAGATCGAGTAGAATATGtatcaaattgattataaaaattgCATTATGAATCTAAAACTAGTTGActaattaacatatatatatatatatatatatatatatatatatatatatatatatatatatattttgaagcaaaaaaaatatgaaaggaaTCTGATTAGCAATATGTATGAATATCAAGTGGTtggcaaacaaacaaaaatttatggTAATAAGAAAACTATGTTGTCATAAAAATATATGGCTTTTTATGAATCTGGGTATTGTTCGAAAGGTAGTTggaaataatagtttttaagtattagggaaaaaaatgataaaaattaaataaatttggtcAATATTATGTCTACATATGGATGTGGGGTTGGCATTACTAGCATTATGCTTTTCAATTTGTCTTGTATCTTGTCAATCACTTACCCACACTTCTCTTATCTCACAAATCTTCTTCTGAATAACTATGTTACAAATTACCAAATTACTCTATTATTTGTGTCTTTGGTTCTAAGCCTTGTTCTACAACCTATGGCCTCTAGAATCATGCTTTCTGGTAATTAAAGACGTTACTCGTCTCTCAAACCCTACTCCATATAGAAGTCTTGTTGAGGTTTTATAGTATTGCACCATTACTTGTCTCcacatttcttttaatttcaataatttacgTCAATTTTTGCATTCTCTAACTGACATTCACTTTCAGATAGTTAAACGATTTGTTTGATATCTTAAGGGGGTCCTTCATTTCATGATCTTGCTCTTCATATAAACTATTCTTTAGATCTTTTGTTTAGTTTAATACATATTGGGCTAGTTGCCCCCTAGAATCATAGGAGTATACCAATGGCTATTGCACTTTGTTTGGAAATAGTTTAGCCTCTTGGTAAGCTAGTAAACAAAAGGCGGTCTCTCAATATAGTATTACATTCAAATACTATGTTATTATATATGCTACCTCAGAATTGGTTTGAATTCAATTCCCTgtttcatgagctcaaggttcctTTATTTTATACACTTTTAATATTGTGTGATAATTTAAGCACAACCAATTTGACTATGTGCCCTGTTTCACATTCTCATACCAAATATGTGGAGATTGATTTCCCCTTTATGTATAATCAAGTACTTCAAAGATCATTATATGTTAAGTTCGTGTCTTCTACCATCCATTGGTAGATGTTATGATCAATCCTCTACCTACTCAACTATTCTTAAGTCTTTATCCCAAGCTCTCAATTCTTCCAAGACCTTGAGCTTGTTGGGATGTCAGAATATAGTTCAACCACTTAGCATTCTTTTTATCTTGCCATAATGAAAATTATAGAATCTTATTTAAGTTATGTAATAACCAAaagtagtatatatatatataaatgaggGAACGAGCTCTTTGAAAGAAGCAAAAATACCCTCATGTTCTTTTAGCATATGAGTATGCTAATTGcatgttaatattatatatagatatgAAGTTATATATGTAAGGAGTATAAGTGTATAGGAATGACAATGGAATAAGTTCAGAATGGGTCACCATCCCAACCTCAtcatatttattcaaaataattctcatcctcatcctaattaaaaaattaaatgaagtgGAGCAGGTCAAGAAATTCGCATACATGTCCTAACccgtttattttattttatttttttgaataatttttaaaaattatttgtacaatattttaattacattaaaataaatatattttataaataattaaaaatattataatgttattatatatattaaaaataagaatataataaaACCTGGGATGGGTTTGGGTATTGCCTTGTCCTACCCCACCCCACCTCCATTATATATAAATCACGATAGGGTGAGATAAGATAAGGCAATCGGGGTAGGGTGGGACAATGAAGGCAATACCCCAATCTGCTCCGAACCTATCctgagttttttttaaaatacaaaatctGAAACTCATCCCTAACTCgcttatttaaatttgaaactcACCTCATTGTCATTTctacaaataaatattaaattatgggtatcatacaaataaattaatgtggCAGCCATGTTGGAGACACGCTTAGAATATGATATAATGGGAGTCTGAGTATATATACAAAACATAGAAGAATATAAAACGTATGAATTAATGTAACTTTGAGTTCGAAATCATAAGAAATTGGGTGcagcatataaaaatatattaatttaagaattCTGGTTTGCTGAAAGTTAAGTTTGGTTGGTGGGCTATCACTGCGATGCTCACGATAGTAAGATATCATGCTTATATGCTTGTGTGTTAATATAATGTCAATTGACTTATCTAAAAAGCAAAACACAATGTTTCATGTGCTGAGCATCCATTGTGCCTTTGTGATACCAAATACTTTGATTACAAGATTCCAAGGTTCTAATCCCAGTGCTTGCAACCTTGAGGTGAAATATGTGCCTCCTATTAGAAGGGAAGAAGAATCACTTTTGCTAGATGGCATAGAAAAGCAAGGaccttattaatatttaattactcttgatttatttaaaataaatattatttcctaaattaagagaatcaaatattattaatatttgattgctctaaatttatagaaatattgaCTAAATGGATCCTTAAAATTCTCCattgtccttttttttctttcccttaataTGCCCCGTCAAGTTGAAGTGTGAATGAAATATCCAACTTTGTCTCAGAATTTGGTGAAGACATCCGTTGACAAGAACatgatagaaatatttttttttgaaaaaaaaaattacatgcaAAAAGGGTGAGACCTCTTCcctttaaattgaaatttctatcTTTTCAACCATTCCGACTATAACTATGttatctaaataaaaatttatgcatgttttaagAACATTTTCTCTCCTCCGTTTTGGTTGTGAATAATTGCTTGTATCCTTGAAGAGCTACTTTGATTTTGGCTTTATCATAAGTCTTGTGATGAACAAACTTTGTCATAGTCTAAAATTAGCTTTAATTGCAATGAAGTTTCTTAAATATCCTTCAAgagatcatttttctttttcaatcacaacaagaAGCAAATGCTCTTTAAGAGAAGTTCATACCTCACATACTACGTTAATACTGAGGATCATACTAAAAACATCATCTTTCATTGTCTCGATGACTCATAAAGTGACAAATTTGTTATTGTTGATCCATTATTGACATTACAGGATAGAACGTACTTTTGCTTCCCTTATTatctttaatttcttcaatagGTTTTTCTCCACCTAAGTGATGTTAGAGAACTCTAATGCCATGAACTAAGAGGAGGAGGATTTCACTTCACCACATTAGGAAATTTGTGgtatttaatttgattaaaatcaaactaTAAATAACACTAATGGCAGGATAGAGCATTGATGAAAGACTATAACATCGAAGTGACCAACTAAGAGGTAGAAAATAGGTGGTGTTTAGCTTGATCGAaatcaaattagaaataatattattgCCAGAAGGCTAGACTActaaggttgttttttttttttttttttttttgttttaagaagAGGATATGATTTGTGTAGATGGATCGACTCTTTTTAGGGCATTCAACCACCTTTGGAGAAAAGGTTCGGGCCTTCTCTCCTaatctgataccatgaagaatttgataATTTGACAACAGAAGTAATGtctattttattgtttctttttaaaaatttatacaaaaatgtattgaaaattatagaaagaaataataataaatatcctaaaattaaagaaataaatatatattatttcctagagaacaaaatattattaatatttgattactcttgatttatttaaaataaatatcatttccTAAAttcagataataaaaaaattattaatatttcattgctctaaatttatgaaaatatttactaaatGGATCCTTAATATATGGTGTCTTGCGTTTTCATGTCCTATCACTTTCTGACTCTGTCTTCCCATTCTAtgtccttttttattatttcccaAAACATTCCACGCCAACATTCATTGTGTTAATTAcaaaaacaaagtttcaaactccTTCCACCAACATCTACAAGTAGCTAGGCTTCTCATTCGGTATTTTCCCAAATTTGTAAGTTCTGCTGGGATTGCAGTTGAAGTTATTGTCACCCCCAAAGCCATACTTGGTGCGGTACCCTGGGTAGTCCATAAAATTAAAGGGCTCTTCTTCTACAAGTCGAAGCCCAACTCTTGAGGCTAGAAATTCCAAATTCCACTCAAGAAAGAAGCCATTGCTTTTGTGAACAATGTGGATTTCTCCATCTATGTGAATCATCTTCTTAGCATTTTCTAAAAACAGCTGTACCAGCATTTGATTTCGCCTGCAAGAAGAAACAATGATATAGAAGGAAAATTTTCATGTAAGAATTGGGAATACAGGCTATACATAAATTCGATTGAAGAAGCTTTTCAAAGAAAGAATCTACCAACCGGATCTGATCTTCCCTTGAAGCATTGGGAAAAAATCCAGCCAGCGGGAAGTTGTAGACAACTCGATCAAAACGCATGCAATTGAATGGGAAAACGTGTGCCATTTTAGTGGCATCAACATCATGCATGACCTTAGCTCCCAAGCTCCGTAGTGAATCGATGTTGGACAAGGCATACCTATAGTTTGTGCTCAAAAACTCTGAAAATTGCAGTTGATAGTCGACAATTAAGGCCATAAGACAAACCCCAAATGGGTGCTGGGGCACATGCTAATCAAGGTTTACTCGGGACTAGAATGAGAAAATACccaaatcaatcaaaatcatgACATTCATGAGAAACACTCAAAAGAAGATTACCAACTTATAATTCAGGATTTCTTATTTGTTACCTATAGAATCAAGAGAAGTAGCGGTTATGTTTGTAGCAGAAGCAAAAGCCACAGCCAAAGACGCAGAGAATGAGAAGTCCCCTTCACCCACCAGCAATATTTTGTACTCACTGCTGTAGTGCTTGATCCATCTTTCTCCTGTGCTGGATGACCTAGAACTCAGTTGTTGGTGAGTCTCTAGAGTCTGTAGTGTTGGCTGAAAACATGATGCACCACTTGTTTTGGAGTGGGTGAATGAGCTAGAGCTCAGTGGAGGGGGAGGATGAGTTTGTAGATTTGTCTGAAATGTGTAGTCACTGCATGATCCTAAGCTCGGTGGAGAAGTGATTTGATTCTGTTGCAACGCAGGCCTTGAACTTGAAGACTTGGTATCTGAGCCCAATCTCGGCGGATAAATAAGGGGTGGTTTTTCACTTGGGTTCTTTTTATCGTCTGTTTCACCCCACAACCAGCGAAAAATGGAGAGAATTTGAT
This window contains:
- the LOC117909340 gene encoding uncharacterized protein At4g26485-like is translated as MDQILSIFRWLWGETDDKKNPSEKPPLIYPPRLGSDTKSSSSRPALQQNQITSPPSLGSCSDYTFQTNLQTHPPPPLSSSSFTHSKTSGASCFQPTLQTLETHQQLSSRSSSTGERWIKHYSSEYKILLVGEGDFSFSASLAVAFASATNITATSLDSIEFLSTNYRYALSNIDSLRSLGAKVMHDVDATKMAHVFPFNCMRFDRVVYNFPLAGFFPNASREDQIRRNQMLVQLFLENAKKMIHIDGEIHIVHKSNGFFLEWNLEFLASRVGLRLVEEEPFNFMDYPGYRTKYGFGGDNNFNCNPSRTYKFGKIPNEKPSYL